A genomic window from Silene latifolia isolate original U9 population chromosome Y, ASM4854445v1, whole genome shotgun sequence includes:
- the LOC141634506 gene encoding T-complex protein 1 subunit epsilon-like — translation MAMVFDEYGRPFIILREQESKNRVRGIEAHKSNISAAKAVARILRSSLGPKGMDKMLQSPDGDVIITNDGATILEQMDVNNQIAKLMVELSRSQDYEIGDGTTGVVVLAGALLEMAETLLDRGIHPIRISEGYEVASRIAVEQLEKIANTFEFGEGNIEPLVQTCMTTLSSKIVNRCKRSLAEIAVKAVMAVADLERKDVNLDLIKVEGKVGGKLEDTELIYGIIVDKDMSHPQMPKQIEDANIAILTCPFEPPKPKTKHKVEIDTVEKFETLRKQEQQYFDDMVQKCKDVGATLVICQWGFDDEANHLLMHRNLPAVRWVGGVELELIAIATGGRIVPRFQELAPEKLGRAGLVREKAFGTTKDRMLYIERCANSRAVTIFIRGGNKMMIEETKRSIHDALCVARNLIRNNSIVYGGGSAEIACSIAVDAAADRYPGVEQYAIRAFAEALEAIPMALAENSGLQPIETLSAIKAQQIKENNPWCGVDCNDVGINDMCEQNVFETLIGKKQQIMLVTQVVKMILKIDDVITPSEY, via the exons ATGGCGATGGTGTTCGACGAGTACGGTCGGCCATTCATAATACTAAGAGAGCAAGAATCAAAGAATAGAGTTAGAGGCATTGAAGCCCATAAATCAAACATCTCCGCCGCTAAAGCTGTGGCTCGTATACTTCGCTCTTCTCTCGGTCCTAAAGGCATGGACAAGATGCTTCAATCTCCCGACGGCGATGTTATTATCA CAAATGACGGGGCTACAATCTTAGAGCAGATGGACGTTAATAATCAGATTGCAAAGTTGATGGTTGAGTTGTCTCGTAGTCAAGATTATGAGATTGGTGATGGCACCACTGGTGTTGTTGTTTTGGCGGGTGCCCTTTTAGAAATGGCTGAAACCCTCTTGGATCGTGGCATTCATCCAATTAGAATTTCAGAGGGATATGAAGTCGCCTCTCGGATTGCTGTTGAACAATTAGAGAAGATTGCTAATACCTTTGAGTTTGGAGAAGGAAATATAGAGCCTTTAGTTCAGACCTGCATGACTACCTTGTCATCCAAGAT CGTGAACCGTTGTAAGCGCAGTTTGGCTGAGATTGCTGTTAAAGCTGTTATGGCTGTTGCAGACCTGGAGCGCAAGGATGTTAACCTTGATCTGATAAAGGTGGAGGGGAAAGTTGGAGGAAAGCTGGAAGATACTGAACTTATTTATGGAATTATTGTTGATAAGGACATGAGTCATCCTCAAATGCCAAAGCAAATTGAAGATGCTAATATAGCTATTTTGACGTGCCCCTTTGAGCCACCTAAGCCTAAAACTAAGCATAAGGTTGAGATTGACACCGTAGAGAAGTTTGAGACGCTGCGTAAGCAAGAACAACAGTACTTTGATGACATGGTTCAGAAGTGTAAG GATGTTGGTGCAACGTTAGTTATCTGTCAGTGGGGATTTGATGATGAGGCAAATCATTTGCTAATGCACAGGAATTTACCTGCTGTCAGATGGGTTGGTGGCGTTGAGTTGGAACTTATTGCAATTGCTACAG GGGGGAGAATTGTCCCAAGGTTTCAAGAACTGGCCCCTGAAAAGCTAGGACGG GCTGGATTAGTTCGTGAGAAAGCATTTGGTACAACTAAAGATAGAATGTTGTATATTGAACGTTGCGCCAACTCGAGGGCTGTAACCATCTTCATCCGTGGTG GTAACAAAATGATGATTGAAGAGACCAAGAGGAGCATCCATGATGCCCTTTGTGTGGCAAGGAACCTGATTCGCAACAATTCTATCGTGTATGGTGGTGGCTCTGCTGAAATAGCCTGTTCCATTGCTGTTGATGCCGCTGCTGACCGATACCCAGGAGTTGAGCAG TATGCTATTAGGGCTTTTGCTGAAGCTTTAGAAGCAATTCCTATGGCGTTGGCCGAGAACAGTGGTCTTCAGCCTATTGAAACTCTGAGCGCCATTAAGGCTCAGCAGATTAAG GAGAACAATCCTTGGTGTGGGGTGGATTGTAATGACGTGGGCATCAATGACATGTGTGAGCAGAACGTATTTGAGACATTGATAGGAAAGAAACAACAGATAATGCTGGTGACACAGGTTGTCAAGATGATTTTGAAGATCGACGATGTCATCACCCCTTCTGAATATTAA